One region of Syntrophobacter fumaroxidans MPOB genomic DNA includes:
- a CDS encoding DUF3300 domain-containing protein: MKRRNIPWCSVLVLFILAALPAGVCAQGGAPLATPQQIDQMTAPVALYPDSLLSQILMASTYPLEVVEADRWSKANQGLKGKQLDDAVEQQGWDPSVKSLVYFPQVLDMMSQKLDWTSKLGDTFLGQEQDVMDSIQRLRKQAKAQGNLKSTKEQKVVVQQDVISVEPADPQVVYVPVYNPTVVYGAWAYPAYPPAVLYPPGYVAAPGFVSFTAGFFAGAYLYGGFNWGTHNVIINNNNFYNRNVWNNRRGPYPGPPHGHYWNHDPYHRQNVPYRNANASQRYNQSQANARRDAVRTNPSTLNNRGYDAARSNQPKSAMNVDKGQSRQNQAFGGLDNGRKDQFAGQRGQASRNSPTYQRQVLQQPSGGQGSRGGFGGQSFQGGGAGGQGARGGAGGGQSIHGGGGMGGGGLHGGGGGGGRRR; encoded by the coding sequence ATGAAGCGAAGAAATATCCCATGGTGTTCTGTCTTGGTACTGTTTATTCTAGCGGCGTTGCCCGCCGGAGTGTGCGCCCAGGGCGGCGCTCCGCTTGCAACCCCCCAGCAGATCGATCAAATGACGGCTCCCGTGGCCCTCTATCCCGATTCCCTTCTGAGCCAGATTCTCATGGCGTCGACCTATCCGCTGGAGGTAGTGGAAGCGGACCGGTGGAGCAAGGCCAACCAGGGTCTCAAGGGCAAGCAGCTGGATGATGCCGTCGAACAGCAGGGCTGGGATCCCAGCGTCAAATCGCTGGTCTATTTTCCCCAAGTGCTGGATATGATGAGTCAGAAGCTGGATTGGACCAGCAAGCTCGGTGACACTTTCCTCGGCCAGGAACAGGACGTGATGGATTCGATCCAGCGCCTGAGGAAACAGGCCAAGGCGCAGGGGAACCTCAAGAGCACCAAGGAACAGAAGGTCGTCGTCCAACAGGACGTCATCAGTGTCGAGCCCGCGGATCCCCAGGTGGTCTACGTGCCCGTTTACAACCCGACCGTGGTGTACGGCGCCTGGGCTTATCCGGCATATCCTCCGGCTGTTCTCTATCCGCCCGGATACGTCGCGGCGCCCGGCTTCGTGAGCTTCACCGCCGGTTTTTTCGCGGGAGCGTATCTCTACGGCGGCTTCAACTGGGGCACCCACAACGTCATCATCAACAACAACAATTTCTATAACAGGAACGTCTGGAACAATCGGCGCGGTCCTTATCCGGGGCCTCCCCACGGTCACTACTGGAACCATGATCCCTATCATCGGCAGAATGTCCCATACAGGAACGCGAATGCCTCGCAGCGTTACAACCAGAGCCAGGCGAACGCCCGGCGTGATGCGGTCCGCACCAATCCATCGACTCTGAACAATCGCGGTTACGACGCGGCGCGATCCAATCAGCCCAAATCTGCCATGAACGTCGACAAGGGGCAGAGTCGGCAGAATCAGGCGTTCGGCGGCCTCGACAACGGGCGAAAAGACCAGTTCGCCGGTCAGCGCGGGCAGGCCAGCCGCAACAGCCCCACCTATCAGCGCCAGGTTCTGCAGCAGCCTTCAGGAGGTCAGGGGAGCCGCGGCGGATTCGGTGGCCAGAGCTTCCAGGGTGGCGGAGCGGGTGGCCAGGGCGCCCGTGGCGGCGCCGGTGGCGGCCAGAGCATCCATGGCGGCGGTGGCATGGGCGGCGGCGGTTTGCACGGAGGAGGCGGCGGAGGCGGTCGGCGACGATAG
- a CDS encoding B12-binding domain-containing radical SAM protein has translation MKVLIVLPATVFANGLPYKTKRRWIMGLALPYMGALTAPHAEVELIDDRMDEINYDGPYDLVGLSVTIGTAERAYEIAAKFRKRGVAVVMGGFHPTLLPEECLQHCDAVVEGEAEYAWPELLEDFRAGRMKSRYKADRFHDLKNLPTPRWDLLDRRKYFVPYLPLQTTRGCPFKCSFCEVPIFYGGTYRHRPIGEVIEDIKRIPTGKVQVVDDNITGSHEYARELFKAMIPLGVRWSCLWTINTSRDAELLDLAVRAGVYHVNIGIESVSQKSLSSINKRQNRVKDYVEMLRELERRGIFYSLNFLFGLDEDTREIFAETMDFLKQVRAPMAFFNTVTPREGTPMRSRLIAENRVLNRMADRYLGMDCLFVPKNMSPREVEDGVWDCFRKFYSIPSIFRRLSTAPAWSYVTQGLPSNLIFWWAVRHRKDPVDYY, from the coding sequence ATGAAAGTCCTAATCGTTCTACCGGCAACCGTCTTTGCGAACGGTCTCCCCTATAAAACCAAGAGGCGCTGGATCATGGGGCTCGCCCTCCCCTACATGGGCGCGCTGACTGCACCCCATGCGGAGGTCGAGCTCATAGACGACCGGATGGATGAAATCAATTACGACGGCCCCTACGACCTGGTCGGTCTTTCGGTGACCATCGGGACGGCGGAACGCGCGTATGAAATCGCCGCGAAATTTCGGAAGCGCGGAGTGGCGGTGGTGATGGGCGGATTTCATCCGACGCTGCTGCCGGAGGAGTGCCTCCAACACTGCGACGCCGTGGTGGAGGGGGAGGCCGAGTACGCTTGGCCGGAGCTGCTCGAGGATTTCCGGGCCGGCCGCATGAAAAGCCGATACAAGGCCGACCGGTTCCACGACCTCAAGAACCTTCCGACACCGCGTTGGGACTTGCTCGACCGCAGAAAATACTTCGTTCCCTACCTGCCGTTGCAGACGACCCGGGGGTGTCCGTTCAAGTGCAGCTTCTGCGAGGTCCCCATATTTTACGGAGGGACCTACCGGCACAGGCCCATCGGGGAGGTGATCGAGGATATCAAGCGAATACCGACCGGCAAGGTCCAGGTGGTGGACGACAACATCACCGGGAGTCACGAGTACGCCCGGGAGCTGTTCAAGGCAATGATCCCGCTCGGGGTGAGGTGGAGCTGCCTCTGGACCATCAATACTTCACGCGATGCGGAGTTGCTCGATCTGGCCGTCAGGGCCGGGGTCTACCACGTGAATATCGGGATAGAATCCGTTTCCCAGAAGAGTCTTTCCAGTATCAACAAGAGGCAGAACCGGGTGAAGGATTATGTGGAAATGCTGCGCGAGCTCGAAAGACGCGGCATTTTCTACTCGCTCAACTTCCTGTTCGGGCTGGATGAAGACACCCGCGAGATTTTCGCGGAGACCATGGACTTCCTGAAACAGGTGAGAGCCCCGATGGCCTTCTTCAACACGGTGACGCCGCGGGAGGGCACGCCCATGCGCTCGAGACTCATCGCGGAAAACCGTGTGCTCAATCGCATGGCGGATCGTTACCTCGGCATGGACTGCCTCTTCGTTCCGAAGAACATGAGCCCCCGGGAGGTGGAAGACGGAGTATGGGATTGCTTCCGGAAATTCTATTCCATTCCCTCCATCTTTCGACGTCTGTCCACCGCGCCCGCGTGGTCCTATGTCACCCAGGGGTTGCCCAGCAATCTCATTTTCTGGTGGGCGGTCCGGCACAGGAAAGACCCGGTGGATTACTATTGA